The following coding sequences are from one Bacteroidales bacterium WCE2008 window:
- a CDS encoding 6-phosphofructokinase 1 — protein MKDSIIILCGGGPAPGMNTVVFSVAKTFLSNGYRVIGLHGGYSGLFSKNPRTEDIDFFKADAYFNRGGSYLQMSRFKPTDNDFQENFNLSLFQENNIKLLITVGGDDTASTANRIAKFLEAKNYPIRNIHVPKTIDNDLPLPNNAPTFGFNSAKDEGAHLARTVYEDARTSGNWLIISAMGRSAGHLALGIGEATHCPMTIIPEMFNKTAITLDKIVRLALSTIIKRSILGIHYGTVVVAEGVFHDLDPEEIKNAGVNLTYDEHGHPELGKISKAVLFNDILEKEFKKIGLKVKTRPVEIGYDVRCQDPIAFDLTYCSELAMGAYELFKNGETGCMVYVDQDGNSHPLYLKDLQNAEGKIPPRRVNIEGGTSQNYYSHICHYVSAADYEAAKAYVKNPEDYDFKKILNW, from the coding sequence ATGAAAGATTCAATCATCATTCTCTGTGGTGGCGGCCCGGCTCCGGGTATGAATACAGTCGTATTCAGCGTAGCTAAGACTTTCCTTTCCAACGGTTATCGTGTAATCGGCCTTCACGGCGGTTATTCCGGTCTTTTCAGCAAGAACCCGAGGACTGAGGACATCGATTTCTTCAAGGCTGACGCCTACTTCAACAGAGGAGGATCATATCTCCAGATGAGCCGTTTCAAACCGACTGACAATGATTTCCAGGAGAACTTCAACCTTTCTCTTTTCCAGGAGAACAACATCAAGCTCCTCATTACTGTCGGTGGCGACGATACAGCTTCTACAGCCAACCGTATCGCCAAATTCCTCGAGGCTAAGAATTATCCTATCCGCAATATCCACGTGCCTAAGACAATTGACAACGACCTTCCTCTTCCGAACAATGCTCCGACTTTCGGTTTCAATTCGGCTAAGGATGAGGGCGCTCATCTTGCTCGTACCGTATATGAGGATGCACGTACTTCAGGTAACTGGCTTATCATCAGCGCCATGGGCCGTTCTGCAGGTCACCTCGCCCTCGGTATCGGTGAGGCTACACACTGCCCGATGACCATCATCCCTGAGATGTTCAACAAGACTGCCATCACTCTTGACAAGATCGTCCGTCTTGCTCTCTCTACCATCATCAAGAGGTCTATCCTCGGTATCCACTATGGTACCGTGGTTGTCGCTGAGGGTGTGTTCCACGATCTCGATCCTGAGGAGATCAAGAATGCTGGTGTCAACCTTACTTACGATGAGCATGGTCACCCTGAGCTCGGCAAGATTTCCAAGGCTGTTCTCTTCAACGATATCCTCGAGAAGGAGTTCAAGAAGATTGGTCTGAAGGTTAAGACTCGTCCTGTGGAGATCGGTTATGATGTACGTTGCCAGGATCCTATCGCTTTCGACCTTACATACTGCTCTGAGCTTGCCATGGGCGCATATGAGCTCTTCAAGAACGGCGAGACCGGATGCATGGTTTACGTTGACCAGGATGGCAATTCTCATCCTCTTTACCTCAAGGATCTCCAGAATGCTGAGGGTAAGATTCCGCCGCGCCGTGTCAATATCGAGGGCGGTACTTCCCAGAACTATTACAGCCATATCTGCCACTATGTCAGCGCTGCTGATTATGAGGCTGCTAAGGCTTATGTCAAGAATCCTGAGGATTACGATTTCAAGAAGATCCTTAACTGGTAA
- a CDS encoding DNA ligase (NAD+) produces the protein MNREQAQKRIAELKVILEENSRKYYVENAPTMSDYEYDQLMHELESLEDEYPEFITADSPARRVGSDLVKEFKQYPHKYPMLSLGNTYSISEIEEFAERATKSLDTKFTYSCELKFDGTAICLTYRDGKLFRALTRGDGIVGDDVTANVRKISNIPQKLSGTGWPEEFEIRGEILMPFASFDALNEQRLRDEDQPFANPRNAASGSLKLLDPEEVGRRGLWCTLYHIPSQSATFETHDAALNAAASWGLPVSDKRRICKDINEIEEYINYWDTARKSLPYATDGIVIKINEMACQRLLGFTAKFPRWAVAYKFKAEEAVTKLLSIDYQVGRTGAVTPVANLDPVLLSGTMVKRATLNNADQMALMDIRVGDYVHVEKGGEIIPKITGVEESMREAGTVAPVFPTECPDCHTKLVRPEGEARWFCPNVDGCPTQIKGRLVHFLGRKAMNVIAGDATIDQMFNLGLVRTPADLYDLRKADLLTLDGWKDKSATRFLASLRESKSVPFARVLFALGIRYVGESTAKEIAAHFGNIDGVMAASREQLLEVNDIGEVIADSIVAFFADEKHRIEIQRLKAAGLQFSNEEKTAASDKLAGMSIVISGNFSISRDEMKALIESNGGKNSSSVSGKTSFLLAGEKPGPEKIKKAGELGVKIVSEAEFMEMIPQPAVPEEEEDTEPNLFAGMI, from the coding sequence ATGAACAGAGAACAGGCACAGAAAAGGATAGCGGAACTCAAGGTCATTCTTGAGGAAAACAGCCGTAAATACTACGTAGAGAATGCCCCGACGATGAGCGACTACGAGTATGACCAGCTGATGCATGAGCTCGAATCCCTCGAAGACGAGTACCCTGAGTTCATTACCGCAGACTCCCCTGCAAGACGCGTCGGAAGCGACCTTGTAAAGGAATTCAAGCAGTATCCGCACAAGTATCCGATGCTCTCTCTGGGCAACACCTACAGCATCTCCGAAATAGAGGAATTCGCGGAAAGGGCGACCAAATCCCTTGACACCAAATTCACCTACTCCTGCGAGCTGAAATTCGACGGAACCGCGATATGCCTTACCTATCGCGACGGTAAGCTATTCAGAGCTCTCACCAGAGGCGACGGAATCGTCGGAGACGACGTGACCGCAAATGTCCGCAAGATATCCAATATCCCGCAGAAGCTAAGCGGCACCGGATGGCCGGAAGAATTCGAGATAAGAGGCGAAATACTCATGCCATTCGCATCCTTCGACGCACTCAACGAACAGCGCCTCCGCGACGAGGACCAGCCGTTCGCCAACCCGAGAAACGCCGCCAGCGGCTCCCTGAAGCTGCTCGATCCGGAAGAAGTCGGCCGCAGAGGACTCTGGTGCACATTGTACCATATCCCGAGCCAGAGCGCGACTTTCGAGACTCATGACGCCGCCCTAAATGCTGCGGCCTCATGGGGCCTGCCGGTTTCGGACAAGCGCAGGATATGCAAGGACATCAACGAAATCGAAGAATACATAAACTATTGGGACACGGCCAGGAAATCCCTCCCATACGCCACCGACGGAATAGTCATCAAGATCAACGAGATGGCCTGCCAGAGACTGCTGGGCTTCACGGCCAAGTTCCCTCGCTGGGCAGTAGCCTACAAGTTCAAGGCCGAGGAAGCGGTCACCAAGCTGCTGTCGATCGACTATCAGGTCGGAAGGACGGGCGCCGTGACCCCTGTAGCCAATCTCGACCCAGTGCTGCTGTCCGGGACCATGGTCAAGAGAGCGACTCTCAACAACGCCGACCAGATGGCCCTTATGGACATCCGCGTCGGGGATTATGTCCATGTAGAGAAAGGCGGAGAAATCATCCCGAAGATCACCGGAGTCGAAGAGTCCATGCGTGAGGCCGGGACCGTCGCCCCGGTCTTCCCTACCGAATGTCCCGACTGCCATACCAAGCTCGTGAGACCGGAAGGCGAAGCCAGGTGGTTCTGCCCTAACGTCGACGGCTGCCCTACCCAGATCAAAGGCAGGCTGGTGCATTTCCTCGGCAGGAAAGCCATGAACGTCATCGCAGGAGACGCAACCATCGACCAGATGTTCAATCTCGGGCTGGTGCGCACTCCGGCGGATCTCTATGATCTCAGGAAAGCGGACCTGCTGACTCTCGACGGCTGGAAGGACAAATCCGCGACAAGATTCCTCGCCAGCCTGAGGGAATCCAAGTCGGTGCCGTTCGCAAGAGTGCTTTTCGCCCTGGGCATCCGCTATGTCGGAGAATCCACGGCCAAGGAGATAGCCGCCCATTTCGGAAATATCGACGGAGTCATGGCGGCCAGCCGGGAGCAGCTGCTGGAAGTGAATGATATCGGAGAAGTGATAGCCGACAGCATAGTGGCGTTCTTTGCGGATGAAAAGCATCGCATCGAGATCCAGAGACTGAAGGCCGCAGGGCTGCAGTTCTCGAACGAAGAGAAGACAGCCGCGTCGGACAAGCTTGCTGGCATGAGCATAGTGATCTCCGGCAATTTCAGCATATCCAGGGATGAAATGAAGGCCCTGATCGAGAGCAACGGCGGCAAGAACAGCTCTTCCGTAAGCGGGAAGACGTCTTTCCTGCTCGCAGGAGAGAAACCGGGCCCGGAGAAGATCAAAAAGGCCGGCGAACTCGGAGTCAAGATTGTCTCCGAAGCTGAATTTATGGAAATGATACCTCAGCCGGCCGTTCCGGAAGAGGAAGAAGATACGGAACCGAACCTGTTTGCAGGAATGATATAG
- a CDS encoding GTP pyrophosphokinase: protein MSYSEFTPKDYEVIEREFADLQEAARKRCRQESEMDFIQRAFEFANEAHKNVRRRSGEPYMLHPIAVAKIVVSDIGLGYKSISAALLHDVVEDTDYTVDDIRRFFGDKVASLVDGLTKIKNVLDSHDKTRNDAEFAKSMQAENFKRILLTMNDDVRVVLIKLADRLHNCRTIEYMPEYKRDKILSETMFIFIPLAHRLGLYEVKSEMENIWLRYKEPDAYNEISQKINRNISDRAKDIDEFIKPIEETLTAGGFDFSVRKRVKTPYSIWRKMQTKNIPFEQVYDLYAIRIIFTPDANSKDTERDQCHHVFSRITGIYRYKPDRVRDWVVQPKSNGYEALHCTLQSKKGIWIEVQIRTRRMDDIAEKGIAAHWAYKREGYVGENDSEMEKWLNKIKEILVSPDINALELLDIIHNDLTTYDIVIFTPKGEQKSIQKGSTALDFAYQIHSKIGEKAIAAKINMKLVPLSATIHSGDTVEIITAGTGEPKAEWLSFLQTRHAKNKVLDFFRKDYENIVAAARAKLDEELAVSGRKYKEHIAGKIAAEMGYNNAGEMLFRYGLGMIRFEDMDKHSSENQPVAIDRKNIDRNSLVIGSRNDTHKYIIASCCRPIPGDPIVGFLAPDGTITVHKKTCVEAESLAARHGDWIVMPKWETDSLNQDFLIRISLRGVDRLGILNEITNYISLSLGVNIKRLNLGTEQGIFDGYIDVLVREKSVLEDMISHLRQINGVQTVQRTDIV, encoded by the coding sequence ATGAGTTATTCGGAATTTACACCAAAGGATTACGAAGTAATCGAGCGCGAATTCGCCGACCTCCAGGAGGCCGCCAGAAAGCGGTGTCGACAGGAGTCTGAGATGGACTTCATCCAGAGAGCCTTCGAATTTGCGAATGAAGCGCACAAAAATGTCAGAAGACGCTCCGGAGAGCCTTATATGCTGCACCCTATCGCTGTGGCCAAGATAGTCGTAAGCGATATCGGACTGGGATATAAGTCCATTTCGGCTGCTCTGCTGCATGATGTCGTGGAAGATACCGATTATACCGTCGACGATATACGCCGTTTCTTTGGAGACAAGGTCGCATCCCTGGTGGACGGATTGACAAAGATCAAGAACGTCCTCGACTCGCACGACAAGACCAGGAACGACGCCGAGTTCGCAAAAAGCATGCAGGCGGAGAACTTCAAGCGCATACTTCTGACGATGAACGACGACGTCCGCGTAGTCCTGATCAAGCTTGCAGACCGTCTTCACAATTGCCGCACCATCGAATACATGCCGGAATACAAGAGGGACAAGATCCTGAGCGAGACAATGTTCATCTTCATCCCGCTGGCGCACAGGCTCGGTCTATACGAGGTCAAGTCCGAGATGGAGAATATCTGGCTCAGGTACAAGGAGCCGGATGCCTATAACGAAATCTCCCAGAAGATCAACCGCAACATCTCCGACAGGGCAAAGGACATCGATGAATTCATAAAGCCTATCGAAGAGACCCTGACAGCGGGCGGCTTCGATTTCAGCGTGCGGAAACGCGTCAAGACCCCATATTCGATATGGAGGAAGATGCAGACCAAGAACATCCCGTTCGAGCAGGTATATGACCTTTATGCGATCAGGATAATCTTTACTCCGGATGCCAACAGCAAAGATACCGAGCGAGACCAGTGCCACCACGTATTCTCCAGGATAACAGGTATTTACAGATACAAGCCGGACAGAGTCCGCGACTGGGTAGTCCAGCCTAAGAGCAACGGCTACGAAGCCCTCCACTGTACCCTGCAGAGCAAGAAGGGTATCTGGATCGAGGTCCAGATCAGGACCAGGCGAATGGATGACATCGCAGAAAAGGGTATCGCAGCCCACTGGGCCTACAAGAGAGAAGGATATGTTGGAGAGAATGACAGCGAGATGGAGAAGTGGCTCAACAAGATTAAGGAGATACTTGTCAGCCCGGACATCAACGCCCTCGAGCTGCTGGACATCATCCACAACGACCTCACCACATACGACATCGTGATCTTCACCCCTAAGGGAGAGCAGAAATCCATCCAGAAAGGTTCAACGGCCCTGGATTTCGCATATCAGATCCACTCGAAGATCGGAGAAAAGGCAATCGCCGCCAAGATAAACATGAAGCTGGTACCGCTGTCAGCTACCATTCACAGCGGAGACACGGTCGAAATCATCACCGCCGGCACCGGCGAGCCTAAGGCCGAATGGCTGTCCTTCCTTCAGACGAGACACGCCAAGAACAAGGTCCTGGACTTCTTCAGGAAAGACTACGAGAACATAGTCGCAGCTGCCCGCGCGAAACTCGACGAGGAACTTGCTGTCTCAGGACGCAAGTACAAGGAACATATTGCCGGCAAGATTGCAGCCGAAATGGGCTACAACAACGCCGGAGAAATGCTTTTCCGCTACGGACTCGGCATGATAAGGTTCGAGGACATGGACAAGCACTCCTCGGAGAACCAGCCTGTAGCGATCGACAGGAAGAATATCGACCGCAATTCACTTGTCATCGGCTCGAGGAACGATACTCATAAATACATAATCGCTTCATGCTGTCGGCCGATCCCGGGCGATCCTATCGTCGGCTTCCTAGCTCCAGACGGCACGATCACGGTACACAAGAAGACATGCGTAGAGGCTGAGTCGCTTGCGGCGCGGCACGGAGATTGGATAGTCATGCCGAAGTGGGAGACAGATTCCCTCAATCAGGACTTCCTTATACGCATAAGTTTAAGAGGCGTCGACCGTCTCGGAATCCTTAACGAAATTACGAATTATATTTCCCTATCGCTGGGAGTTAACATAAAGAGACTGAATCTGGGTACGGAGCAGGGCATCTTCGACGGCTACATCGACGTGCTCGTCCGCGAAAAGTCCGTGCTTGAGGACATGATTTCGCACCTGCGCCAGATAAACGGCGTCCAGACAGTCCAGAGAACAGACATTGTATAA
- a CDS encoding Ig-like domain-containing protein, translated as MNNKISRLIPALGVAAVLGSMIFSHSCANTTQAPSGGPKDTIPPYIVNISPLPGTVNVPVHGTKVVFTFDEYVTVKDPKGIFLSPPQSKPPRYRMRGKSLVVFFESDLDSNTTYTLDLTGAIADNNEGNMFPGYTLTFSTGKNIDSMAVTGTVLDCNTLQPVKGATVMLYRDLSDTAVFSHRPDMAVKTDDWGFFAIRNVADAEFRLYAITDDIGNNIYDADADKIAFCDSIIRPVMVVSDTLPELLKYDMKDTLHCMARKAEHEMYLFRDQTSDQRIKDNALIDDRSYYVSFMAPNATIDSLWIRNIPQRKLIMEFNNQRDSLLIWINERNVKRLPDTLHMFVDYLRTDDSLKTLLPHTEHLKISRAASKAAARNNRGKIKKEDTLCVYTLKAEPENVEQYGFSMEFKYPIINEDFSSLSLRSVNPRQQEKAMKFTVERDSLNLRKYSIMPEGKLQTGYEYILKVPNRKFRDITGFWNDSTEVKVSLPKDDKLSTLILDLKNVGHTYSVDLLNEKRDKVLRNFVIDSDRKLTFPYLKSGKYSIRITEDLNGNGKVDTGNLSEKRQPERVKFYKLRDGSYVLDILEATEMEQKIDLTKLFE; from the coding sequence ATGAACAATAAGATAAGCAGACTTATTCCCGCCCTGGGAGTTGCGGCGGTGCTGGGTTCGATGATTTTCTCGCACTCATGCGCCAATACGACCCAGGCTCCTTCCGGCGGACCGAAAGATACGATTCCTCCGTACATAGTCAATATCAGTCCCCTTCCAGGGACTGTCAACGTTCCTGTCCACGGGACAAAGGTCGTATTCACGTTCGATGAATATGTAACAGTGAAGGACCCTAAGGGCATCTTCCTGTCCCCTCCCCAGAGCAAGCCGCCACGCTACCGTATGCGAGGCAAGAGTCTGGTCGTCTTTTTCGAATCGGACCTTGACAGCAACACCACGTATACCCTCGACCTTACTGGAGCTATAGCAGACAATAACGAGGGCAATATGTTTCCCGGATACACCCTGACATTCTCTACCGGAAAGAACATAGATTCCATGGCCGTCACCGGGACCGTGCTGGACTGCAATACCCTTCAGCCTGTCAAGGGAGCTACAGTCATGCTGTACAGGGACCTTTCCGACACCGCAGTATTCAGCCACAGGCCTGACATGGCCGTGAAGACTGACGACTGGGGCTTCTTCGCGATCAGGAACGTCGCCGACGCGGAATTCCGCCTGTACGCCATAACAGACGATATCGGAAACAACATATACGATGCCGATGCCGACAAGATAGCGTTCTGCGACAGCATTATAAGGCCGGTGATGGTCGTCAGCGACACCCTGCCGGAGCTTCTGAAGTACGATATGAAGGATACCCTTCATTGCATGGCCAGAAAAGCCGAGCACGAAATGTATCTTTTCCGTGACCAGACCTCCGACCAGAGGATAAAGGATAACGCCCTGATCGACGACCGCTCGTATTATGTTTCTTTCATGGCCCCCAACGCTACGATAGATTCGCTCTGGATAAGGAATATTCCGCAGAGAAAACTCATAATGGAGTTCAACAATCAGAGGGATTCTCTGCTGATATGGATTAACGAAAGGAATGTGAAGCGCCTTCCTGATACTCTCCACATGTTTGTGGACTATCTCAGGACCGACGACAGCCTGAAGACTCTGCTTCCTCATACGGAGCACCTGAAGATATCCCGTGCCGCCAGCAAGGCTGCGGCCAGAAATAATCGTGGAAAGATAAAGAAAGAGGATACCCTGTGCGTATATACCCTCAAGGCCGAGCCGGAGAATGTCGAGCAGTACGGTTTCTCCATGGAATTCAAGTACCCGATAATCAATGAGGATTTCAGCTCCCTTTCTCTCCGGTCCGTCAATCCGCGCCAGCAGGAGAAAGCGATGAAATTTACTGTCGAGAGAGACAGTCTCAACCTGCGCAAGTATTCGATAATGCCGGAAGGTAAACTCCAGACCGGATATGAATATATCCTGAAGGTGCCAAACAGGAAGTTCAGGGATATCACCGGTTTCTGGAATGACAGTACCGAAGTAAAGGTAAGTCTGCCTAAGGATGACAAACTCAGCACCCTTATCCTGGACCTGAAGAATGTCGGCCATACCTATTCAGTCGATCTTCTGAATGAAAAAAGAGACAAGGTGCTCCGCAATTTCGTGATAGATTCCGACAGGAAACTCACCTTCCCATACCTCAAGTCCGGCAAATACTCGATAAGGATTACCGAGGACCTGAACGGCAACGGCAAGGTAGATACCGGAAATCTCTCGGAAAAACGCCAGCCTGAAAGGGTGAAGTTCTACAAACTCAGGGACGGGTCTTATGTACTTGACATATTGGAAGCGA